One genomic region from Sphingobacterium multivorum encodes:
- a CDS encoding efflux RND transporter permease subunit: MISEVFIKRPVTAIVISILISIIGIIAVSTLPISQYPSIAPPTVTVTANYTGADAQTVEQTVTTLIESQINGTPGMIYMSSNSTSNGQATITVTFEVGTDIDIATLDVQNRVGIAEPALPEAVRRLGITTRKANNDILMLVALTSPKGTRSENFLANYNNLYVKDALLRVKGVGDVTAFGQPFSMRVWLDANKLANLSMTPADVSTAIAEQNSRIPGGSVGGRPQESSTVFEYPIITDSDLSNPEDFENIVVKTNKDGSIVLLKDVARVELGQFNYGTSSTVNGMTSSAMMINQTPGGNAVESAKGIVDALEKLKKSFPTDVDYTISYETVSVVNASISSVIHTLVEALILVTVVVFFFLQSWRATLIPVLAIPVSIIGTFIFFLMFGFSVNNLTMLAFVLAIGIVVDDAIVVVEAVQHYIDHYKLDAKEATRRAMGDITAPVIAIALILAAVFVPVGFIPGMVGKLYQQFAITIAVSVMLSAFIALSLTPALCSILLKPTAVHEGAKGLNKFFYKFNIWFEKVTIRYSNGVKQAIKKAPLVLIILLCIFIGTGWMFTTKPTGFIPSEDGGAFFAGITLPEGSSSARTNEVLKEIEADLHKTFPEIKYVTAISGINILNRAFKSNGATVFVSLKPWETRTRTANDIAGMIMGKYQGYTKARVLAVTPPAIPGLGTSGGFSMQVQDLQTVNIKDFEATVGKFLMAANQRPEIGMAYTLFNTNSPNYKLEVNREQAKRMGVPISSIYSTISSYLGSSYVNDFTKYGRSYRVVTQADIPYRMNIEDINKLYVNNVSGNPVPMGTLVKYELMTMPSIINHYNIFRSVEINGSSAPGYSSGDALKALQEVAAQTLPEGFDYQFSGLSLQEMQSGSKTVQIFALCILFVFLLLAALYESWSVPFSILLSVPLGVFGAILTLTLIPTLDNNIYAQIGLVTIIGLAAKNAILIVEFAKERVDIGMNLYEATLDAVKLRLRPIIMTSFAFILGIIPLMLSHGAGAISRQTIGWTVFGGMTAATLLAIFIVPVLFVVITRMAYGKKKLAELEANFDEEKAKNLSSH, encoded by the coding sequence ATGATTTCAGAAGTATTTATTAAGAGGCCAGTTACCGCAATCGTTATTTCGATATTGATTTCAATTATCGGGATCATTGCAGTATCTACATTGCCAATTAGCCAGTATCCTTCTATTGCACCTCCTACAGTAACGGTTACGGCCAATTATACGGGAGCAGATGCACAGACGGTTGAACAAACCGTGACTACTCTTATTGAGAGTCAGATCAATGGTACACCTGGCATGATTTATATGTCGTCCAATAGTACGTCAAATGGTCAAGCAACAATTACCGTGACCTTTGAAGTAGGAACAGATATTGATATAGCGACCTTAGACGTCCAAAACCGCGTAGGAATTGCTGAACCAGCCCTTCCGGAAGCGGTAAGACGTTTGGGAATTACAACCCGTAAAGCCAATAACGATATCTTGATGTTGGTTGCTTTAACTTCACCAAAAGGAACTAGAAGTGAAAATTTCTTGGCCAATTACAACAACTTATACGTTAAAGATGCACTTTTGCGTGTGAAAGGCGTCGGTGATGTAACGGCTTTCGGGCAACCATTCTCGATGCGCGTGTGGCTTGACGCAAATAAATTAGCCAACCTGAGCATGACTCCTGCTGATGTATCCACAGCAATTGCCGAACAAAACTCCCGTATACCTGGTGGTAGCGTTGGTGGACGTCCACAAGAGTCTTCGACGGTATTTGAATATCCGATCATTACCGATAGTGATCTTTCAAATCCCGAGGACTTTGAAAACATCGTTGTAAAAACCAATAAAGATGGATCTATCGTACTCTTAAAGGATGTTGCGCGTGTTGAATTGGGTCAATTTAATTATGGTACATCATCTACCGTAAATGGTATGACTTCATCTGCGATGATGATCAATCAAACCCCTGGAGGAAATGCCGTAGAATCCGCAAAAGGTATTGTCGATGCTTTGGAAAAATTAAAGAAATCTTTTCCAACGGATGTAGATTATACGATCAGTTATGAGACGGTGTCGGTTGTGAATGCCTCTATTTCTTCGGTTATCCACACCTTGGTTGAAGCATTGATTCTGGTAACGGTCGTGGTATTTTTCTTCCTTCAAAGCTGGCGAGCAACATTAATTCCCGTGCTGGCAATCCCCGTATCCATCATCGGTACTTTCATCTTCTTCCTGATGTTTGGCTTTTCGGTCAACAACCTGACCATGCTTGCCTTTGTATTGGCCATCGGTATTGTGGTGGATGATGCCATCGTTGTGGTGGAAGCTGTCCAGCACTATATTGACCATTATAAACTGGATGCAAAAGAAGCGACACGTCGTGCCATGGGCGATATCACTGCTCCGGTTATTGCAATTGCATTAATTTTGGCTGCAGTATTCGTTCCGGTTGGTTTTATCCCTGGAATGGTTGGTAAATTATATCAACAGTTTGCAATCACCATTGCAGTATCCGTTATGCTGTCTGCATTTATCGCACTTTCGTTAACCCCAGCTTTATGTTCAATTTTATTAAAGCCGACCGCAGTACATGAAGGCGCTAAAGGTTTGAATAAATTCTTCTACAAATTTAACATTTGGTTTGAAAAAGTGACCATCAGGTACTCAAACGGTGTAAAACAGGCTATCAAAAAAGCACCACTGGTATTGATCATTCTGCTATGTATTTTTATCGGAACAGGCTGGATGTTTACAACCAAACCAACTGGATTTATTCCTTCAGAGGATGGTGGTGCATTTTTCGCCGGTATTACATTGCCAGAAGGTTCTTCTTCTGCGCGTACAAATGAAGTTCTTAAAGAGATTGAAGCCGACCTACATAAGACATTTCCAGAAATCAAGTATGTTACCGCAATCTCCGGTATTAATATCCTAAACCGTGCGTTTAAATCCAATGGTGCAACAGTGTTCGTTTCGCTTAAACCTTGGGAAACCCGTACACGCACGGCAAACGATATCGCTGGTATGATTATGGGCAAATACCAAGGCTATACCAAGGCAAGGGTGTTGGCGGTAACGCCACCGGCAATTCCGGGTCTAGGTACATCTGGCGGTTTCTCTATGCAGGTACAGGATTTACAGACTGTAAATATCAAAGATTTTGAAGCAACAGTAGGTAAGTTCTTGATGGCTGCCAACCAACGTCCAGAAATTGGCATGGCCTATACCCTATTTAATACCAACTCTCCCAACTACAAATTGGAAGTTAACCGCGAACAGGCAAAACGCATGGGCGTGCCTATCTCCAGTATTTATTCGACGATATCATCCTATTTGGGTAGTAGCTATGTGAATGATTTTACAAAGTATGGTCGTAGTTACCGTGTCGTTACACAAGCTGATATCCCGTACCGTATGAATATTGAAGACATCAACAAATTGTATGTCAATAATGTGTCGGGAAACCCTGTGCCTATGGGTACGCTGGTTAAGTATGAATTGATGACTATGCCTTCGATCATCAATCACTACAATATCTTTAGAAGTGTAGAGATCAATGGTAGTTCGGCCCCTGGTTACTCATCAGGAGATGCGTTGAAAGCCTTACAAGAAGTAGCTGCACAAACATTACCAGAAGGCTTTGACTATCAGTTCTCCGGTCTGTCGCTGCAAGAGATGCAATCGGGATCAAAAACTGTTCAAATTTTTGCGCTGTGTATCCTATTTGTATTCTTGCTGTTAGCCGCATTATACGAAAGTTGGTCTGTACCATTCTCTATTTTATTATCTGTTCCTTTAGGTGTATTTGGGGCCATATTAACCCTAACATTAATCCCTACATTGGATAATAACATCTATGCGCAGATTGGTCTGGTCACCATCATTGGACTTGCTGCTAAAAATGCAATTCTAATTGTGGAGTTTGCTAAGGAACGGGTTGATATTGGGATGAACCTTTATGAGGCCACGTTGGATGCTGTAAAATTGCGTTTACGTCCAATTATTATGACTTCCTTTGCTTTCATTTTGGGGATTATTCCGTTGATGTTATCCCATGGCGCTGGTGCGATTTCTCGCCAAACAATCGGTTGGACGGTATTTGGTGGTATGACTGCAGCCACACTCCTAGCCATCTTTATCGTTCCAGTGTTATTCGTTGTGATTACACGTATGGCCTATGGTAAGAAAAAATTGGCTGAATTAGAAGCTAATTTCGATGAAGAGAAAGCGAAAAATTTAAGTTCACACTAA
- a CDS encoding HAD family hydrolase, protein MSPESQRKFELLNLLAESYDALLFDVDGTLADNMDAHKQSYKAAAQQYGVELDVNLIDETAGWPTVAVAEEISKRYGVDFDYQEFSTLKSTIFRDEYVFKTKPVDYVVEHLKYQKGKKHIAAVSGGTRTTLSMTLTTIGVWDDLETLVCAGDTPEGKPSPQPFLLAAAQLNISPERCLVYEDGIPGVEGAKAAGMGWVRVDEI, encoded by the coding sequence ATGTCACCTGAATCACAACGAAAATTTGAATTACTAAACCTTCTCGCCGAATCCTATGACGCCTTATTATTTGATGTCGATGGTACTTTGGCTGATAATATGGACGCACACAAACAATCGTATAAGGCTGCAGCTCAACAATACGGGGTCGAGTTAGACGTCAATTTGATTGATGAAACCGCCGGCTGGCCCACGGTTGCTGTCGCTGAGGAAATCAGCAAACGCTATGGGGTAGATTTCGATTATCAAGAATTTTCCACCCTCAAGTCTACCATTTTTCGAGACGAATATGTTTTCAAGACGAAACCTGTAGATTACGTTGTTGAACATCTAAAATATCAGAAAGGAAAAAAACATATCGCTGCCGTTTCAGGGGGAACCAGAACAACCTTATCCATGACATTAACCACCATTGGTGTATGGGATGATTTGGAAACACTGGTTTGTGCTGGAGATACACCTGAGGGCAAGCCATCACCACAACCTTTTCTTTTGGCAGCTGCGCAATTGAATATTTCTCCAGAAAGATGCCTAGTTTACGAAGACGGAATCCCTGGAGTTGAAGGTGCGAAAGCCGCAGGAATGGGTTGGGTTCGCGTTGATGAAATTTAA
- a CDS encoding RNA polymerase sigma factor yields the protein MGIIRSYFYNKKLSSLQDALERCLRDREDGKAFVYKKYYGYLMAIIIRYVKQDVDAEELVNESFVRVFRKLESFNRDIDDENLEKSFRAWIGRIAANISIDFLRSKKQFYSVEDLGEGDMHTPAVQLDSRLEVNEIMRLLDQLPEIQKTIFNLYEIEGYSHDEIAQMLNIPDSTSRTYLTRAKQKLRKLYLDYTGVVQEIR from the coding sequence GTGGGTATAATTCGGTCATATTTTTATAACAAGAAGCTATCATCTTTACAGGATGCTTTAGAACGTTGCTTACGCGATCGTGAGGATGGCAAGGCCTTCGTTTATAAGAAGTATTATGGTTATCTCATGGCTATTATTATTCGTTATGTAAAACAGGACGTGGATGCGGAAGAGCTTGTGAATGAGAGCTTTGTTAGGGTATTTCGGAAATTGGAGTCATTTAATAGGGATATTGATGATGAAAATCTCGAAAAATCGTTTAGAGCCTGGATAGGACGAATTGCTGCCAATATTTCGATTGATTTTTTACGAAGTAAAAAGCAGTTTTATTCGGTTGAAGATTTAGGAGAAGGGGATATGCATACTCCGGCAGTACAATTGGACAGTCGACTAGAGGTCAATGAGATTATGCGTCTGCTCGATCAGCTCCCCGAAATTCAAAAAACTATTTTTAATCTCTATGAGATTGAGGGGTATTCACATGATGAAATAGCCCAAATGCTTAACATACCAGATAGTACGTCAAGGACTTATCTGACGCGAGCGAAACAAAAACTTAGAAAATTATACTTGGATTATACAGGCGTAGTTCAAGAAATAAGATAA
- the lysS gene encoding lysine--tRNA ligase — translation MSTVLSEQEQLRRQAMQSLLDMGIDPFPANEFVVNAHAADILENYDRDKLNYKNITIAGRIMSRRVMGSASFFEIQDSTGRIQAYIKRDDVCPDENKDLYNVVFKKLLDIGDIVGIKGYVFTTQTEAIAVHVEEFTVLSKSLRPLPVVKSAEGKTFDAFTDPEQRYRMRYVDLIVNPSNKDIFIKRTKLFNAMRQFFNDAGYMEVETPVLQSIPGGAAARPFITHHNALDIPLYLRIANELYLKRLIVGGFDGVYEFSKNFRNEGMDRTHNPEFTAMEIYVAYKDYNWMMNFTERLLEHCALAVNGTTEATFGEHKIDFRAPYKRISMTDSIKEFTGFDITGKSEEEIRIAAKGMGIDVNETMGKGKLIDEIFGAKCEGNYIQPTFITDYPKEMSPLTKKHRDNPDLTERFELMVCGKEIANAYSELNDPIDQRERFEDQLRLSEKGDDEAMFIDQDFLRSLEYGMPPTSGLGIGMDRLIMFLTDNASIQEVLFFPQMRPEKVVKVAEVKDYEEQGIPAAWVPALQKMGFTTIEALKEANPNKVFNDLGGMRKKLKLDINMPTKDEVFAWFN, via the coding sequence ATGAGTACTGTATTATCCGAACAGGAACAACTTAGAAGACAAGCGATGCAATCGTTGTTGGATATGGGAATTGATCCATTTCCAGCAAACGAATTTGTCGTCAATGCACATGCTGCTGATATTTTAGAAAATTACGATAGAGATAAATTGAATTATAAGAACATCACCATTGCGGGACGTATCATGAGTCGTCGTGTGATGGGTAGTGCTTCATTTTTTGAAATTCAAGACTCCACCGGACGTATTCAAGCTTATATAAAGCGTGACGATGTCTGTCCTGATGAGAATAAAGACCTTTACAATGTAGTTTTCAAAAAGCTATTGGATATTGGCGATATCGTTGGTATCAAAGGCTATGTCTTCACGACACAAACCGAGGCCATTGCAGTACACGTAGAAGAATTTACTGTTTTATCCAAATCACTGCGCCCCCTACCTGTTGTTAAATCGGCAGAAGGTAAAACTTTTGATGCCTTTACAGATCCAGAACAACGCTATAGAATGCGTTATGTAGATTTGATCGTAAATCCAAGTAACAAAGACATATTTATCAAACGTACGAAGCTTTTCAATGCGATGCGTCAGTTCTTTAACGACGCTGGATATATGGAAGTAGAAACACCGGTCCTGCAATCCATCCCAGGCGGTGCTGCGGCACGTCCGTTCATCACGCATCATAATGCTTTAGATATTCCATTATATCTTCGTATCGCCAACGAGCTTTATCTAAAAAGACTAATCGTTGGTGGATTTGATGGTGTATACGAGTTTTCTAAAAACTTCCGTAACGAAGGAATGGACCGCACCCACAATCCGGAATTCACCGCAATGGAAATTTATGTAGCCTATAAAGACTACAATTGGATGATGAATTTTACAGAACGTTTGTTAGAACATTGTGCGTTGGCTGTAAATGGTACGACTGAAGCAACCTTCGGTGAACATAAAATTGACTTTAGAGCACCATATAAACGGATATCGATGACAGATTCCATTAAGGAATTCACTGGATTTGATATTACTGGAAAATCTGAAGAAGAAATCCGTATCGCTGCCAAAGGAATGGGCATCGATGTAAACGAAACCATGGGTAAAGGCAAACTGATTGATGAAATTTTCGGTGCAAAATGTGAAGGAAACTATATCCAGCCTACATTCATTACGGATTATCCAAAAGAAATGTCTCCTTTAACGAAGAAACACAGAGATAATCCTGATTTAACCGAGCGTTTTGAGTTGATGGTTTGTGGAAAAGAGATTGCCAATGCTTATTCAGAACTTAATGATCCAATTGATCAACGTGAACGATTTGAAGATCAATTACGTCTTTCTGAAAAAGGTGATGATGAAGCCATGTTTATAGATCAGGATTTCCTTCGTTCATTGGAATATGGAATGCCACCGACCTCTGGACTTGGAATCGGTATGGACCGTTTAATCATGTTCTTGACCGATAATGCGTCAATCCAAGAAGTTCTTTTCTTCCCACAAATGAGACCTGAAAAAGTTGTCAAAGTAGCAGAAGTAAAAGATTATGAAGAACAAGGTATTCCTGCAGCTTGGGTTCCCGCATTACAAAAAATGGGCTTTACAACCATTGAAGCTTTAAAAGAAGCCAATCCGAACAAGGTTTTTAATGACCTTGGTGGTATGCGTAAAAAACTTAAACTGGATATCAATATGCCAACGAAAGACGAAGTATTTGCTTGGTTCAATTAA
- a CDS encoding patatin-like phospholipase family protein, which produces MKNILALDGGGIRGIIPAMVLVALEEKLQKQTMDPNARIASYFDFIAGTSSGGILTSILLYPEEGNPTHPKFSARDALNLFVNHGTEIFTASKWRRFLSGFGLVSELYSSNPLSNVLDEYFQNAQLSHLIKPCIITAYNIELRKNHFFRQQKAITHGEARDFYLKDVCKATSAAPTFFPVAEIYSLSKTRYPLIDGGVFAQNPSICGLLEVLKAFNSTQINDMFMVSLGTGMSKTAYNYEHFKKKLAIQIGPALVDIMTSASSESTEFFIRQLFQNNGKQQNYLRIEPSNLSSINASLDAASPNNIQKLISLSDKMISEHEDTLDYIVAHLIKEKSQNKKKNPWSQLMDKF; this is translated from the coding sequence ATGAAGAATATTCTCGCGCTTGACGGCGGTGGTATCCGGGGTATCATTCCTGCAATGGTTCTTGTGGCTCTCGAAGAGAAGTTGCAAAAGCAGACGATGGATCCTAATGCACGGATTGCCTCCTACTTTGACTTTATTGCGGGTACAAGCAGCGGCGGAATTCTAACGAGCATTCTCTTGTATCCGGAAGAAGGCAATCCCACGCATCCTAAATTTTCAGCTCGAGATGCGTTAAACTTATTCGTCAACCATGGAACTGAAATTTTCACGGCCTCCAAATGGCGTCGATTTCTGAGTGGATTTGGACTGGTCAGTGAGCTGTATTCGTCGAATCCATTATCGAATGTCCTGGATGAATATTTTCAAAATGCACAATTGAGCCATCTTATCAAACCATGTATCATCACTGCATATAACATTGAATTACGGAAAAATCATTTTTTCAGGCAGCAAAAAGCAATTACGCATGGCGAAGCACGGGATTTCTACCTCAAAGACGTCTGCAAGGCGACATCCGCTGCGCCCACATTTTTTCCTGTTGCAGAGATCTATTCCCTTTCAAAAACAAGATATCCGTTGATTGATGGCGGTGTGTTTGCTCAAAACCCCTCCATATGTGGTTTACTTGAAGTTTTAAAGGCTTTTAACAGCACGCAGATAAACGACATGTTTATGGTATCCTTAGGCACGGGGATGTCAAAGACAGCTTATAACTACGAACATTTTAAGAAGAAACTTGCTATACAAATCGGCCCCGCTTTAGTTGACATTATGACAAGTGCATCTTCCGAGAGTACCGAATTTTTTATTCGGCAACTATTCCAAAATAATGGCAAGCAACAAAATTATCTGCGCATAGAGCCTTCCAACTTGTCTAGTATCAATGCGTCGCTAGATGCAGCCTCGCCCAATAATATACAGAAGTTGATTTCCCTATCCGATAAAATGATCAGTGAGCACGAGGATACATTGGATTATATCGTTGCACACCTCATTAAGGAAAAGAGTCAAAATAAGAAGAAAAATCCATGGAGCCAGTTGATGGATAAGTTCTAA
- a CDS encoding nucleoside recognition domain-containing protein — protein MALNYVWVAFFLITFAVALVKLIFFGDTEIFQQIVNSIFDSAKTGAEISLGLIGMMSFALGIMKIGEKGGMINIFAKIVGPFFHKLFPEIPRNHPALGSILMNFSANALGLDNAATPLGLKAMKELQELNPNKETATNAQIMFIVLNASSLTLLPISIMAYRKEAGAPDPSDVFLPILIATFFSTLVALILVSIYQKINLFNRVILGYLGAMGLFIGGLLYYFSGLQQTEIEIFSKVFGNVILFSLFTSFIGLALFRKVNVYDSFIEGAKEGFEVSVKIIPYLVAMLVGIAVFRASGTMDYMVAGISKAIALCGLDTSFVDALPVAFMKPLSGSGARGLMVDLMNAKGPMDFAARVACVIQGSTETTFYVLAVYFGAVGIKRTRHALPCALLAELAGVIAAIIISYIFFK, from the coding sequence ATGGCATTAAACTACGTTTGGGTTGCATTTTTTTTAATCACATTTGCCGTAGCCCTTGTAAAACTAATCTTTTTCGGAGATACGGAAATCTTTCAGCAAATTGTAAATTCAATCTTTGACAGTGCAAAAACGGGGGCGGAAATCTCTTTAGGGCTGATCGGCATGATGAGTTTTGCCCTTGGAATTATGAAAATTGGCGAAAAAGGCGGTATGATCAATATTTTTGCAAAAATCGTGGGCCCTTTTTTCCATAAACTATTTCCGGAAATACCCAGAAATCACCCGGCACTTGGCTCAATTCTGATGAATTTCTCGGCTAATGCGTTGGGATTAGATAATGCGGCAACGCCATTGGGCCTTAAAGCGATGAAGGAGCTCCAGGAGCTCAATCCCAATAAGGAAACCGCTACCAATGCACAGATCATGTTTATTGTCCTCAATGCATCTAGCTTAACCCTATTGCCTATTTCAATTATGGCTTATCGGAAGGAAGCTGGTGCTCCAGACCCTTCAGATGTATTTCTTCCAATTTTGATCGCAACCTTCTTTTCCACATTGGTGGCTTTGATTCTCGTTTCCATCTATCAAAAAATCAATTTATTTAACCGTGTAATTCTAGGATACCTGGGTGCAATGGGATTATTTATCGGTGGACTACTTTATTACTTTTCGGGACTGCAACAAACAGAAATTGAAATATTCAGCAAAGTATTTGGTAATGTTATTTTATTCAGCTTATTTACCTCTTTCATAGGTTTGGCTCTTTTCCGTAAAGTAAATGTGTACGATTCATTTATTGAAGGTGCCAAAGAGGGCTTCGAAGTTTCTGTAAAAATAATCCCCTATCTTGTCGCCATGCTTGTTGGTATTGCGGTATTTAGAGCATCAGGAACGATGGACTATATGGTCGCTGGAATTTCCAAAGCCATCGCATTATGTGGTCTAGACACATCTTTTGTAGACGCTTTACCGGTAGCCTTTATGAAACCGCTTAGCGGCTCCGGTGCACGTGGACTTATGGTCGATTTGATGAATGCCAAAGGTCCAATGGACTTCGCAGCCAGGGTTGCTTGTGTTATACAGGGATCGACAGAAACTACTTTTTATGTCCTCGCCGTATATTTTGGTGCAGTGGGCATAAAACGTACTAGGCATGCCTTACCATGTGCATTATTAGCCGAATTAGCCGGTGTAATCGCAGCAATAATTATCTCATACATATTTTTTAAATAA
- a CDS encoding methylglyoxal synthase, giving the protein MKKTIALIAHDGKKPEMVAFVKDHQELLERANIIATGTTGSYVRQTGLPVELKLSGPMGGDAQIAALAAERKVDGIIFFRDPLGKHAHEPDIQMLMRVCDLYNVPLATNPATGSLIIEGLLEDVES; this is encoded by the coding sequence ATGAAAAAAACAATCGCACTAATAGCCCACGACGGCAAAAAACCTGAAATGGTCGCATTTGTCAAAGACCACCAGGAATTATTGGAGCGCGCCAATATCATTGCCACAGGTACTACAGGCTCTTATGTCAGGCAGACAGGACTGCCTGTAGAATTAAAATTAAGTGGCCCCATGGGTGGTGATGCACAGATCGCAGCTTTAGCCGCCGAAAGAAAAGTGGACGGCATTATTTTCTTTCGCGATCCACTAGGAAAACATGCACATGAACCAGATATTCAAATGCTTATGCGTGTATGTGATCTTTACAATGTCCCTTTGGCAACAAATCCTGCAACTGGAAGCCTTATCATTGAAGGTCTATTAGAAGACGTTGAATCCTAA
- a CDS encoding OsmC family protein has protein sequence MDNEVIVSIGKIPYTTTVQYGKHQITVDEPEDIGGEDQGINPTPLLLSSLGSCKAITVKMYADRKNWPLEEVQVRLSYEVQTSEQQQTTYIQCFISFKGDLDEVQKQRLFKIAEKCPVHKILSNPIVITSNHL, from the coding sequence ATGGACAATGAAGTAATCGTTTCAATAGGGAAAATCCCCTATACAACTACAGTACAATACGGAAAGCATCAAATAACGGTCGATGAACCTGAAGATATAGGCGGTGAAGATCAGGGCATAAACCCTACTCCATTACTGTTATCATCCTTAGGGAGCTGCAAAGCCATTACCGTCAAAATGTATGCGGACCGCAAAAATTGGCCGCTGGAAGAAGTACAGGTGCGTTTATCTTATGAGGTGCAAACAAGTGAGCAGCAGCAAACGACCTATATACAATGCTTTATCAGCTTTAAAGGAGATTTAGATGAGGTGCAAAAGCAGCGGTTGTTCAAAATTGCTGAAAAGTGCCCCGTTCATAAGATATTATCAAATCCTATTGTAATAACTTCAAATCATTTATAA
- the coaA gene encoding type I pantothenate kinase: MQLDPQIAIDSPFRSIKREDWKNLNGKVLHNFSVEDLENLHALNEPLTNQEIEEVYFPLSHLLEIHIDRFQSLHQRTNRFFGKEVSKLPYIIGIAGSVAVGKSTTARVLQRVLSLLPSKPKVDLVTTDGFLYPNQYLIERGILNRKGFPESYDAKRLIHFLSAVKSGAPKITVPVYSHLVYDVLPDEQQQVIEQPDILIVEGINVLQVNSQRPRKGHSVFVSDFFDYSIYVHASEKNLIEWYTNRFESLRATAFQNPASFFHKYANMTADESHTMAVNIWNEINKPNLIKNILPTRYRADLILEKGSHHFVKNVKVRKI; encoded by the coding sequence ATGCAATTGGATCCACAAATAGCAATAGACTCGCCTTTTAGATCGATCAAACGTGAAGACTGGAAAAATTTAAACGGAAAAGTATTGCACAATTTCAGTGTCGAAGATCTGGAAAATCTCCATGCACTGAATGAACCCTTGACAAATCAGGAAATAGAAGAAGTCTACTTTCCCTTGAGTCATCTACTTGAGATTCATATTGATCGTTTCCAAAGTCTTCACCAGCGTACAAACCGCTTCTTTGGCAAGGAAGTGAGCAAACTGCCTTATATCATCGGTATAGCTGGGTCGGTTGCTGTGGGAAAAAGTACAACAGCCCGTGTGCTACAACGTGTGCTTAGTTTACTCCCGTCCAAACCGAAGGTCGATTTGGTGACCACAGACGGTTTTCTTTACCCGAATCAATATCTTATCGAACGTGGTATTCTAAACCGAAAAGGCTTTCCTGAAAGCTATGATGCTAAAAGATTGATTCATTTCCTTTCAGCAGTGAAATCAGGAGCTCCAAAAATTACGGTTCCAGTATACAGTCACCTGGTCTATGACGTGTTGCCGGACGAACAGCAACAAGTGATTGAACAACCCGACATCCTTATTGTAGAAGGGATAAATGTATTACAAGTCAATTCCCAGCGACCACGAAAGGGACATAGCGTATTCGTTTCCGACTTTTTTGATTATTCAATCTATGTACATGCCAGCGAGAAAAATCTTATTGAATGGTATACCAATCGATTTGAGTCACTGCGTGCCACTGCATTTCAAAATCCGGCTTCATTTTTCCATAAATATGCTAATATGACAGCTGATGAAAGTCACACCATGGCTGTAAATATCTGGAACGAAATTAATAAGCCCAATCTAATTAAAAACATTTTGCCAACGAGATATCGCGCCGATCTTATTTTGGAAAAAGGAAGCCACCACTTTGTTAAAAATGTCAAAGTAAGAAAGATTTGA